A genomic region of Phragmites australis chromosome 2, lpPhrAust1.1, whole genome shotgun sequence contains the following coding sequences:
- the LOC133908513 gene encoding uncharacterized protein LOC133908513, which translates to MAATADPRAKPPAAASHHLKPWAPTPPPRAHRVPSLPAVSGGGARDRRRSSSSHRRGGADAVEEEPCDGRLEDLRAKLMDHLRDAADRLRLPPPKPQPRPPEPEPEPPAAPFPQPPPPQQQDATPAATAARPWNLRDRKRRPTARGAALVASPASSPWESAANTPRGGERAPFAVALTAEEVEEDVYALTGARPRRRPRKRPRVVQRQLDSLFPGLWLTEITADAYKVPDE; encoded by the exons ATGGCGGCGACCGCGGATCCGAGGGCGAAGCCGCCGGCCGCTGCGTCGCACCACCTGAAGCCGTGGGCGCCTACGCCACCGCCCCGCGCCCACCGCGTGCCTTCCCTCCCGGCTGTTTCCGGAGGCGGGGCACGCGATCGGCGCCGCTCCTCGTCGTCGCACCGACGTGGCGGCGCCGACGCCGTAGAGGAGGAGCCTTGCGACGGGCGGCTGGAAGATCTCCGTGCTAAGCTCATGGACCACCTCCGCGACGCCGCCGACCGCCTCCGTCTGCCCCCACCGAAGCCGCAGCCTAGGCCGCCGGAGCCCGAGCCCGAGCCTCCGGCAGCGCCGTTTCCACAGCCCCCGCCGCCCCAGCAGCAGGACGCGACCCCCGCGGCTACGGCTGCCAGGCCGTGGAACCTGCGGGACCGGAAGCGCCGGCCAACGGCACGTGGGGCGGCACTTGTCGCGTCGCCCGCGTCGTCGCCGTGGGAGTCGGCGGCCAACACGCCGCGGGGCGGCGAGCGCGCGCCGTTCGCGGTGGCTCTGACGgccgaggaggtggaggaggacgtCTATGCCCTGACCGGCGcccggccgcggcggcgtccCCGGAAGCGGCCGCGCGTCGTGCAGCGGCAGCTCGAT TCACTGTTCCCTGGGCTGTGGCTGACCGAGATCACCGCTGACGCCTATAAGGTCCCCGACGAGTAG